AATGTTTGTGAGCTAAGTTTGAATGAGCGAGCAAGACTTAGAAGGAATTATTTTGGGTTTGTTTTTCAGGGGTTTAATTTGCTAGCCAAAACCACAGCGCTTGAAAATGTTGAACTTCCTTTGATGTATAAGGGTTATTCCTCCAAAGATCGCAGAGAGCTTGCAATGCTTGCACTCCAAAGAGTTGGGCTAGAGAGATGGAGTCATCATACAAGTGCAGAACTAAGCGGGGGGCAACAACAAAGGGTAGCGATTGCAAGGGCTTTGGCGATCGCTCCAAAGTTTTTGATCGCAGATGAACCAACAGGGAATCTAGATAGCCAAAGAAGCTTGGAGATTATGGAGTTTTTGCAAGAAATCAATACAAGCGAGGGGATTAGTATCTTGATGGTTACTCACGAAAAAGAGATGGCAGCCTTTGCTTCAAGAGAAATTTATTTTAGAGATGGGGGGATTGAGGGAGAGATAAGGAGATGATTTGGAATGCATTTTTGATCGCTTTTAGGCAGATTTTTAGAAATTTTTTGCGTTCATTTTTGACGATTTTGGGTGTGATTATCGGAGTGGCATCTGTTGTGGCAATGGTCAATTTTGGCCGTGCTACTACACAGGATATCACCCAAAGTATTGCAAATCTTGGAAGTAATTTATTGATCGTTTTTCCTTCAAGGGCTTTAGATTCTAGAGGTGTTAGTGTAGGGAGATTGCGATTTTCTCAAAATGAAGTGGATCTTTTGCGATCACGCTTGGAGGGGAAAATCGCCTCTCTTTCTCCTTTTTCAGATACTAGTGCTTTGTTGCAATATGGTGGCAAAAATGTGATGGGTTTGGTTGCGGGTGTTGGGGAAGAGTATTTGCAGACGACCAATTCAAGCATCGCTCAAGGCAGGGAATTTGAAACAGAAGAATTTCGCCAGATTTCAAAAGTGTGCGTCATTGGCAATAGTGTGAAAAAAGAGCTTTTTGGAGAGCAAAATCCCCTTGGATCATATTTAAAAATTGGATCATTTGTCTGTGAGGTGGTAGGGATCTTAAAAGAAAAAGGTCAGGGTGCAATGGGTCAAGATCAAGATGATATTGTGCTTGTTCCTTTGAAAACCTTTTCTTCTCTTATTAATTCTAATGCTTCTTTAAACCATATCAAGCGTGTTTATATTTCTCTTAAAGATGGGGTTGATTCGACAAAGATGAGTGAGGAGGTGATTGGAATCCTTAGAGAGATTAGAGGGGTTGATGAAAGGCAAAAAGCTCCTTTTGAAGTGATGGATACTAAGGAAATCTTGCAGATGATGGATTCCACAACAAAGACGATGACTATTTTTATCACAGCTGTTGCTAGCATTAGTCTTTTGGTTGGGGGGATTGGGATTATGAATATGATGCTTGTTTCAGTCAGCGAGAGGACAAGAGAGATTGGTATCAGAATCGCCATTGGTGCAACAAGTGGCGAAGTGCTTTTGCAATTTTTGATTGAATCGATTGTCTTGAGTGTGTTTGGAGGGGTGCTTGGTGTGTGTCTTTCTGTAGGAGCAACTTATGCTCTTAGTCAATATTTTAAGATGCCTTTTATTTTTGATATAGGGATTGCATTGTGGGCTTTGATGTTTTGTATTGTGATTGGTGTGGTTTTTGGATTTTTGCCTGCAAGGAGAGCATCAAAACTCAATCCAATTGAAGCCTTAAGATATGAGTGAGATTTGCGTCAAGGTTTGATAAGTTTTGTTTTAGAATCACCGGTTTGATTTTTGATTG
Above is a window of Helicobacter kayseriensis DNA encoding:
- a CDS encoding ABC transporter ATP-binding protein — protein: MKLIELKDLQKSYGSGENHFQVLKGVNLTIYQGEFIALMGPSGSGKSTLSNILGCLDEADGGVYDFCGVNVCELSLNERARLRRNYFGFVFQGFNLLAKTTALENVELPLMYKGYSSKDRRELAMLALQRVGLERWSHHTSAELSGGQQQRVAIARALAIAPKFLIADEPTGNLDSQRSLEIMEFLQEINTSEGISILMVTHEKEMAAFASREIYFRDGGIEGEIRR
- a CDS encoding ABC transporter permease, with protein sequence MIWNAFLIAFRQIFRNFLRSFLTILGVIIGVASVVAMVNFGRATTQDITQSIANLGSNLLIVFPSRALDSRGVSVGRLRFSQNEVDLLRSRLEGKIASLSPFSDTSALLQYGGKNVMGLVAGVGEEYLQTTNSSIAQGREFETEEFRQISKVCVIGNSVKKELFGEQNPLGSYLKIGSFVCEVVGILKEKGQGAMGQDQDDIVLVPLKTFSSLINSNASLNHIKRVYISLKDGVDSTKMSEEVIGILREIRGVDERQKAPFEVMDTKEILQMMDSTTKTMTIFITAVASISLLVGGIGIMNMMLVSVSERTREIGIRIAIGATSGEVLLQFLIESIVLSVFGGVLGVCLSVGATYALSQYFKMPFIFDIGIALWALMFCIVIGVVFGFLPARRASKLNPIEALRYE